In a single window of the Thermotoga sp. KOL6 genome:
- a CDS encoding YebC/PmpR family DNA-binding transcriptional regulator: MSGHNKWANIKHRKMAQDAKRSKIFTKLIREIIVAAREGGGNIETNPRLRAAVERAKAENMPKENIERAIKRGTGELEGVEYQEVIYEGYAPGGVAVYIRALTDNKNRTAQELRHLFSKHGGSLAESGSVSWIFERKGVVEIPKDKVKDLEELVMVAIDAGAEDIKDTEDPIQIITAPENLSELKKQLEEAGYEVEAKVTFIPKNTVRVTGKDAEKVLELLNALEDMDDVQEVYSNFEMDDKEMEEILSRLEG, encoded by the coding sequence ATGTCAGGTCATAACAAGTGGGCCAATATCAAGCATAGAAAAATGGCCCAAGATGCGAAAAGGTCTAAGATTTTCACAAAACTCATCAGAGAAATCATTGTTGCAGCGAGGGAAGGAGGAGGAAACATAGAAACCAACCCTAGATTGAGAGCAGCTGTCGAAAGGGCAAAGGCGGAAAACATGCCGAAGGAGAATATCGAAAGAGCCATAAAACGTGGAACAGGAGAACTCGAAGGCGTGGAATACCAAGAAGTAATCTACGAGGGGTATGCTCCCGGCGGTGTTGCAGTCTACATTAGAGCACTCACCGATAACAAGAACAGAACTGCTCAAGAGCTGAGACACTTGTTCAGTAAGCATGGAGGAAGCCTTGCTGAGAGCGGCTCGGTGAGTTGGATTTTCGAGAGAAAGGGTGTTGTCGAGATACCCAAAGATAAAGTGAAAGATCTGGAGGAACTCGTGATGGTCGCCATAGATGCAGGTGCAGAGGATATAAAAGACACAGAGGATCCAATTCAAATAATCACAGCACCTGAAAATCTTTCAGAATTGAAAAAGCAACTAGAAGAAGCAGGATACGAAGTAGAAGCCAAAGTAACATTCATACCCAAGAACACGGTGAGAGTAACTGGAAAAGATGCTGAAAAAGTTCTCGAACTTCTAAACGCCTTGGAAGACATGGATGATGTCCAAGAAGTCTACTCCAACTTTGAAATGGACGACAAGGAAATGGAGGAGATACTGTCCAGACTCGAAGGTTGA
- a CDS encoding PP2C family protein-serine/threonine phosphatase, translated as MNERKICERIAKILNTNYDCSKGIEELLNILEYELNEYKKNLEEQAIFMEAQLEELSRSYEEITTLLEISEILGVFEFPMNLQEKLEKVLPLLKNVIKFKTFLVRIEEEGLTMGNLRQEDIESELKERERTILIEPGKSEKFSNLLFVPIAGSRYYGYMCFSEKEEGIFTAGDRKIAEVTARYIANALDRVEFLKKEIERQRLEEQMEIARNIQSVLLPQKIPTTDFLEIASCSHPAVQVGGDYYDIFLTKGKLLAIIGDVAGKSVPAALLMSVLRSYLKVLTPSYSNLEELVNRLNNLLCEDMMNDRFVTMAFLEIFRDGRVSIINAGHNPIYFLRNGEIIGKIEASGIPMGISEWNYKKRIVHLRPNTFIITYTDGVTEARNEMSEEFGYERLEKVLRGYQGESSQELLNTLSREVRKFMGSASQHDDMTIMVLKYKGQQEVE; from the coding sequence ATGAATGAAAGAAAAATATGCGAAAGGATTGCAAAGATACTGAATACAAATTACGATTGCTCGAAAGGAATAGAGGAGCTTTTAAACATTTTGGAATATGAGTTGAATGAATACAAGAAAAATCTTGAAGAACAAGCTATTTTCATGGAAGCTCAGCTTGAGGAACTTTCGCGCTCCTACGAAGAAATAACGACCCTACTGGAAATATCCGAGATACTCGGAGTTTTCGAATTCCCTATGAATCTCCAAGAAAAACTGGAGAAAGTTCTACCTCTCCTTAAGAACGTGATTAAATTCAAAACTTTCCTCGTTCGAATAGAGGAAGAAGGTCTTACAATGGGAAACCTGAGACAGGAAGACATAGAATCAGAGCTCAAAGAAAGAGAAAGAACAATTTTAATAGAACCCGGTAAGTCCGAGAAATTCTCTAACCTGTTGTTCGTACCCATAGCTGGTAGTAGGTACTATGGATACATGTGTTTCTCGGAAAAAGAAGAGGGAATCTTTACAGCGGGTGACAGAAAAATAGCAGAGGTAACAGCAAGATATATAGCAAACGCATTGGACAGAGTGGAATTCCTCAAAAAGGAAATCGAGCGTCAAAGATTGGAAGAGCAAATGGAGATAGCAAGGAATATACAATCCGTTCTCCTTCCTCAAAAGATCCCCACCACAGATTTTCTTGAAATAGCCTCATGTTCTCACCCTGCGGTTCAGGTGGGAGGGGACTACTACGATATCTTTCTTACAAAAGGCAAGCTACTCGCCATAATAGGAGATGTAGCAGGTAAAAGTGTACCTGCCGCTCTTCTCATGAGTGTGTTGAGAAGCTACTTAAAAGTACTCACCCCGTCGTACTCAAACCTAGAAGAACTGGTGAATCGTCTGAATAATTTACTCTGTGAAGATATGATGAATGATCGATTTGTGACAATGGCCTTCTTGGAAATTTTTCGAGATGGAAGGGTGAGCATTATCAACGCCGGTCACAATCCTATTTACTTTCTTCGCAATGGCGAAATAATAGGAAAAATAGAGGCGTCTGGAATCCCAATGGGTATATCGGAATGGAACTACAAAAAACGTATCGTGCATCTGAGACCAAACACCTTCATTATAACCTACACCGATGGAGTAACAGAAGCAAGAAACGAGATGAGTGAAGAATTCGGATACGAGAGACTAGAAAAAGTACTCAGAGGATATCAAGGAGAGTCATCACAAGAACTTCTCAACACTCTTTCGAGGGAAGTCAGAAAGTTTATGGGTAGCGCATCTCAGCACGATGACATGACGATCATGGTGTTAAAATATAAAGGACAACAGGAGGTGGAATGA
- a CDS encoding DNA polymerase III subunit alpha has translation MIPWVISPYSFDGSVVRIEKLITLLKEMRLKSVLLADRNFHIAVKFNTLMRKHDLIPVHGLWKEERVFVARNREEYDLLVKFYNGEEKADNLLSFQITDLVPVRYLDPTEREASIFMRKVFGLDENVRGFPKRCEDIAKIVKAEAYDLKVDQKLPIPPEDWYISLERKAKELGTKYVERLKREYDLMEKKGFVPYVYTVERLVEIAKRMGIKVGPGRGSAVGSLMVYLCGITEVDPLKHNLLFERFMNEERDEPPDIDIDVEDRKRKELISELAREFHVYQISTFGNLTERSLRNLINSFPLDSEQKTLIYKTVYGLPHHRSIHAAGIVISETPLTLPMRLEEGTPVTDYDMHSLENVGVVKMDILGLKTLSFIKDLEKGKIDYSDEKTYRTISRGKTLGIFQLEGFQARKLCRKISPKKLEDLSILLALNRPGPLKSGIDSAYTSPKNVPQLFKEIFPETKGVVIFQEQIMSLAMFAGLSGSESDTLRKAIAKKEREIMIPLLEKMREGLIKKGVQDVDFILNILLNFSSYAFNKSHSVAYAHITFQTAYLKTHFFEEFFKKYFEYNIGDSEKIFLAVQELRSEDYKVHPPDVNISGESLIIENKEVYLPLTAVKGVGISLIKEIEKVRPIKSVRDLQERVPRNILENMIAAGAFDNLYENRAEAFDDLNKRVDRDILEIRELFGEKIDRSAPKMKVSDVNELERKSLGFPLTLNYEVPVGLFGNIPDVFTYGKVLPVVVRRVTRGIVTDGVSICQLLNDIPDGLFLILLSPFRKSLRIWPFNENMRFLYKVNSPVKLERAGKNEITQVGTKIYEGYRPVSDEYEYKIIQ, from the coding sequence ATGATTCCTTGGGTGATATCCCCGTATTCTTTCGATGGATCCGTAGTCAGAATCGAAAAATTGATCACTTTGCTGAAGGAAATGAGATTAAAATCAGTTCTCCTCGCCGATAGAAATTTCCATATTGCCGTGAAATTCAACACTTTAATGAGAAAACACGATTTAATACCGGTTCATGGTTTATGGAAAGAAGAGAGGGTTTTCGTTGCAAGAAACAGAGAAGAATACGATCTTTTGGTGAAATTCTACAACGGCGAGGAAAAAGCAGACAATCTTTTGAGTTTTCAAATAACCGATCTTGTACCCGTCAGGTATCTGGACCCTACGGAAAGAGAAGCTAGCATTTTCATGAGAAAAGTGTTTGGTCTGGACGAGAATGTGAGGGGGTTTCCAAAAAGATGCGAAGATATCGCCAAGATTGTAAAGGCTGAAGCTTATGATCTCAAAGTCGATCAAAAATTACCCATTCCGCCGGAAGACTGGTACATCTCTCTCGAAAGAAAAGCGAAGGAATTAGGAACAAAATACGTTGAACGTTTGAAAAGAGAATACGATCTCATGGAGAAGAAAGGATTTGTCCCCTATGTATACACCGTAGAAAGGCTAGTGGAAATTGCAAAAAGAATGGGAATAAAGGTAGGGCCAGGAAGAGGTAGTGCTGTCGGTTCCTTGATGGTGTATCTCTGTGGTATCACGGAGGTCGATCCTCTGAAACACAATCTTTTATTTGAAAGATTCATGAACGAGGAAAGGGATGAACCACCAGATATAGACATTGATGTAGAAGATAGAAAGAGAAAAGAGTTGATATCGGAATTGGCGAGAGAATTTCACGTTTATCAAATTTCCACTTTTGGAAACTTAACGGAAAGATCCCTGAGAAATCTTATCAACTCTTTTCCCCTGGATTCTGAGCAGAAAACTCTGATCTACAAAACTGTCTACGGTTTGCCACATCATAGAAGTATCCATGCTGCAGGAATCGTGATATCAGAAACTCCTCTCACATTACCAATGAGGTTGGAAGAGGGAACTCCAGTGACAGATTACGATATGCACTCACTTGAGAACGTTGGTGTCGTGAAAATGGATATTCTAGGGCTGAAAACTCTCTCTTTCATAAAAGATCTTGAGAAAGGAAAGATAGATTACTCTGATGAGAAGACTTATCGTACTATCTCCAGAGGAAAGACACTGGGAATCTTCCAGTTAGAGGGGTTTCAAGCAAGAAAATTGTGCAGGAAAATAAGTCCAAAAAAATTGGAAGATCTCTCCATCCTTCTCGCCCTCAACAGACCAGGTCCCCTGAAATCCGGTATAGACAGTGCATACACCTCTCCTAAAAACGTTCCTCAACTTTTCAAAGAAATATTTCCAGAAACGAAGGGAGTCGTGATATTCCAAGAACAGATAATGAGTTTGGCAATGTTTGCGGGGCTTTCCGGTTCCGAGTCCGATACGTTGAGAAAAGCAATTGCAAAAAAAGAAAGAGAAATAATGATACCACTCCTTGAAAAAATGAGAGAAGGTCTTATCAAAAAAGGTGTTCAAGATGTGGATTTCATACTCAATATTCTCTTGAATTTCTCATCGTACGCATTCAACAAATCTCATAGTGTCGCCTACGCACACATCACGTTTCAAACAGCTTACTTGAAAACACACTTTTTTGAAGAATTTTTTAAAAAATACTTCGAATACAACATAGGAGACTCCGAAAAGATTTTCCTTGCCGTCCAAGAATTGAGAAGTGAGGATTACAAGGTTCATCCACCGGATGTGAACATCTCTGGAGAAAGTCTCATCATCGAGAACAAAGAAGTTTATCTTCCCTTAACAGCTGTAAAAGGTGTTGGAATCAGTTTGATAAAGGAAATAGAAAAGGTGCGTCCGATTAAGAGTGTGAGAGATCTTCAAGAAAGAGTTCCGAGGAATATTCTGGAGAACATGATCGCTGCTGGTGCTTTCGATAATTTGTATGAAAACAGGGCGGAAGCTTTCGACGATCTGAACAAAAGAGTGGACAGGGACATTTTGGAAATACGTGAACTGTTCGGTGAAAAGATAGACAGATCTGCCCCGAAGATGAAGGTGAGTGATGTAAACGAGCTGGAGAGAAAAAGTTTGGGATTTCCCCTTACACTGAATTACGAGGTACCCGTGGGACTCTTTGGAAACATACCCGATGTTTTCACCTACGGTAAGGTTCTTCCTGTAGTTGTCAGGAGAGTAACAAGAGGAATTGTAACAGACGGTGTTTCAATTTGTCAATTGTTAAACGATATACCAGATGGGTTGTTTCTGATTCTTCTCTCTCCTTTCCGAAAATCCTTGAGAATATGGCCTTTCAATGAAAACATGCGTTTCCTTTACAAGGTGAATTCACCTGTGAAACTCGAAAGAGCTGGTAAAAATGAAATAACACAGGTTGGAACGAAGATATACGAAGGTTACCGCCCAGTAAGTGATGAATACGAGTACAAAATCATTCAATAA
- a CDS encoding RluA family pseudouridine synthase, with translation MKSWKVERREEGWRLDQFLKEKTPAWISRSMIQKAIKEGKVKVNGQIRKPSYKLKEGDLVEVDLPERPKEPTVQPEEIDLKILYEDRDIIVIDKPGDMIVHPVPSKLSGTLVNALLHHCNDLQGIGGKLRPGIVHRLDKETSGVIVVAKNDFSHQALSKQFKDRRVKKTYILLARGCIKNDEGIIELPLARHPILRIKMTVSENGKEAITIYRVLKRFDDIATLVLAFPKTGRTHQIRVHMKSLGHPIMGDKIYGKYKEDEIFGIKRQMLHALKLGFFHPRTEEWMEFVSPLPEDFKEAIRSISKYVEERRK, from the coding sequence GTGAAAAGTTGGAAAGTCGAAAGAAGAGAAGAGGGATGGAGACTCGATCAGTTTTTGAAGGAGAAAACACCGGCATGGATTTCCCGTTCGATGATACAAAAGGCAATAAAGGAAGGAAAAGTGAAAGTCAACGGTCAGATCAGGAAACCGAGTTACAAATTGAAAGAAGGAGACTTAGTGGAGGTGGATCTACCTGAAAGACCAAAAGAACCAACGGTCCAACCCGAAGAAATAGATTTGAAGATCCTTTACGAGGACAGAGACATCATTGTTATCGATAAACCTGGTGACATGATAGTCCACCCTGTCCCTTCCAAACTGAGTGGAACCCTTGTCAACGCCCTTCTTCATCACTGCAATGACCTTCAAGGCATAGGCGGAAAATTGAGACCTGGCATAGTCCATAGACTAGATAAAGAAACCTCCGGTGTTATTGTTGTCGCAAAAAACGATTTTTCCCACCAGGCTCTTTCGAAACAGTTCAAAGATCGAAGAGTGAAGAAAACATATATCTTACTAGCAAGGGGATGTATAAAGAATGACGAAGGGATAATCGAACTTCCTCTTGCGAGACATCCCATATTGAGGATAAAGATGACTGTTAGTGAAAACGGGAAGGAGGCAATCACAATATACAGAGTACTCAAAAGATTCGACGACATAGCCACACTCGTCCTGGCTTTTCCAAAAACGGGAAGGACACATCAAATAAGGGTCCATATGAAAAGCCTTGGTCATCCCATCATGGGTGATAAGATTTACGGAAAGTACAAAGAAGACGAGATTTTCGGAATAAAAAGACAAATGCTTCACGCGTTGAAGTTAGGTTTCTTTCACCCTCGGACGGAAGAGTGGATGGAGTTCGTTTCTCCGCTACCGGAGGATTTTAAAGAAGCTATTAGGAGTATATCGAAATATGTGGAGGAAAGACGGAAATGA
- a CDS encoding protein-glutamate O-methyltransferase CheR, with amino-acid sequence MWEEKSERKIGPFKLPSSSEWKEFPQEEFEWFVKEVEKRFGINLSSYKPQRVKRRTELLLRKYNVDYRKYLDMITKDKRYLNEFLDKMTINVTEFFRNPEKWWELRDDVIPSIARNALRMRFWSAGCSSGEEPYSLSILVHELKLTYKTNILATDIDAGVLKKAQEGVYEERSLVNTPKEYIDKYFEKLPDGKYRVKDTVKKIVTFKRHDLLKDPFEKNFDLILCRNVVIYFEPEAKQELYKKFVESLKTGGFLFVGSTERIFNYKELGLEIYKPFIYRKVK; translated from the coding sequence ATGTGGGAGGAAAAATCGGAAAGGAAAATTGGACCATTCAAGCTTCCGTCGAGTTCTGAGTGGAAGGAGTTCCCACAAGAAGAATTCGAATGGTTTGTGAAAGAAGTGGAAAAGAGATTCGGTATCAATCTTTCATCTTACAAACCTCAAAGGGTGAAGCGCAGAACTGAACTTCTTCTGAGAAAGTACAACGTGGATTATAGAAAATATTTAGATATGATCACCAAAGACAAGAGGTATCTAAACGAATTCTTGGATAAGATGACAATAAATGTGACAGAGTTTTTCAGAAATCCCGAAAAATGGTGGGAGTTGAGGGATGATGTTATACCTTCAATTGCCAGAAATGCTTTGAGAATGAGATTCTGGAGTGCAGGATGTTCCTCAGGAGAGGAACCTTATTCCCTCTCCATCCTTGTTCACGAGCTAAAGCTTACTTATAAGACGAACATTTTAGCAACGGACATAGACGCTGGAGTCCTGAAGAAAGCCCAAGAAGGAGTTTATGAGGAAAGATCTCTGGTGAACACACCGAAAGAGTACATTGACAAATACTTCGAAAAACTACCCGATGGAAAATACAGAGTAAAAGACACTGTGAAGAAGATAGTTACATTCAAAAGACACGATCTTTTGAAAGATCCTTTCGAGAAGAACTTTGATCTTATATTGTGCCGGAATGTGGTCATATACTTCGAACCAGAAGCGAAACAGGAACTTTACAAGAAATTCGTAGAATCTTTGAAAACTGGTGGGTTTCTCTTCGTAGGAAGCACCGAAAGGATATTCAACTACAAAGAACTGGGACTCGAAATCTACAAGCCTTTCATTTATAGAAAGGTGAAATGA
- a CDS encoding response regulator, whose amino-acid sequence MSKKILLVDDSAVLRKIVSFNLKKAGCEVVEAENGQVALEKLSEFTPDLIVLDVMMPVMDGFTVLKKLQEKEEWKKIPVIVLTAKGGEEDEAIALSLGAKKVMRKPFSPSQFIEEVKRLLNE is encoded by the coding sequence GTGTCAAAAAAAATTCTTCTTGTCGATGATTCAGCGGTTTTACGAAAAATAGTTTCCTTCAACCTGAAAAAAGCGGGATGTGAAGTTGTTGAAGCTGAGAATGGGCAAGTTGCTCTTGAAAAACTTTCTGAGTTCACACCGGATTTGATTGTATTAGATGTGATGATGCCCGTGATGGATGGTTTCACTGTTTTGAAAAAACTTCAAGAAAAAGAGGAATGGAAAAAAATTCCCGTGATCGTTCTTACAGCAAAAGGTGGGGAGGAAGATGAAGCCATCGCTCTTTCTCTTGGAGCAAAAAAGGTAATGAGAAAGCCTTTCAGCCCTTCCCAATTCATCGAGGAGGTGAAGCGCCTCTTAAATGAATGA